A segment of the Macrobrachium nipponense isolate FS-2020 chromosome 4, ASM1510439v2, whole genome shotgun sequence genome:
tgtcttttttattattttgccaacgtttcgtaattatgtacagaattacatcttctgggctgcacacaagaaaagataaaaaatatgaccatttcccagccatatcagtcaaattaattccaaaaaatcctcttaatataggctccttgtttaaaataaaagatcagctgtgtccttatatgtcttctggtgtcatcatTCATATAGCTTGCCTATGTATTCATGGATTTTGTGGGATCCACCAGTAGACTACTCAAGGTGCGCATTGATTCGCCATCGGGGAGTCAGTTTCTGCACAggtagcagaatctcaaacccagagcactccattattaggaaccatgcaaaacaatgcaaaacctacattgaGAACAGAGATTTTTAGTGTCATTGGTCATACTGCCAATCTTCAAGATTTAGCAGTCCTAGAGTCATTGTTAATAAAAGATCTTGTACACCGTTTAAAACCactcatacatctgcgagtcaattgtattagcttaagttcgtactgtggtggttttttctttccatttagtTATTGCATATTATCTAAAGAATAGATTATTATTTGGTGAACAAACTCTGGAACCTTTTGCAAAATATGTTTTGAGtgtgcatacatgcatgcatgcatacatacatacatgcatgcatatagtatattatatatatgtataactgaacaacaaatatatatatatatatatatatatatagatagattatacatatataattataatatatatatatatatatatatatatatatatatatatatatatatatatatatgtatatatatatatacatatatatatatatatatatatgtatatatatatatatatatatatatatatatatatatatatatatatatatatatatatgtgtgtgtgtgtgtgtgtgtgtgtgtgtgtgtgctgtgtgtgtgtgtgtagcgaatctaaatatatgtttttaacaaataattcatcggtcaagaatgcattgttttgtaataaatcagtgatgcCAATAGAAGGagtgtacaaaattaactgctctgattgtaatttgcattatattgaacaatctggtaaggaactaagtaagagagttacacagcataacAAATATAATGTACAGGTTGCAAAacagttcaagtgccattttttgtcatgTGAGAGACTATGACACCCTTTAGACTGGGATTCAGATGGAGTCGTTTTTAGAATTTCATTAAttcatgacagattgttagttgaagttGCCATCATTAATTCTTTtactaacatgaatatgagcgatggtctttttaagatggacgaattcttgaaaagctttattcttgataaattaaaagttagacgagttgttagatattttacaaacacattgtttttgtactgtgatttgtaGTAACTGCGTATTTCCGTTAAGtacgtcttttgttttgaacaatgtttatttacatACTCAAGTatgttgttgacttgtttcattgttatttgtggcctcatgttgctttcttgtgtaagttgttctcttaaaattgttcagtagcCTGAAGatgagtttggaataaaagttgaaagtcttggtatctccttctttcattttcacgtgaggatctcgtatatgtatatatatatatatatatatatatatatatatatatatatatatatatatatatatatatgtatgtatgtatgtatgtatgtacactcaAATATATTTTGCAAAAGGTTCAGAAGTTGTTGTTcacctaataaaaataaaaatttattcttttgatatatcgaatgaaatttgctttttttttcttttggatttcggATATTGATCATACGgttaacatataaaaaagaagggggaaaataacgaaacattttgaaaaatttttgtgACCGATGAACTGGGCTTTTAAAGAGTCAAAGGAGAAACTATATTTTGAATCCAAATCTAAGCatattaactaataaaataatattgaataatcACCAACGAAATTAAATAATGTAGAAATAATTCTGCCATAATCTttgcaaaacaaacacacacacacacacacacacacacactaatctcATAACGTCAAATGTATCGTGTGACGCCACACTCGGACAGGAAAGTTGAACTGCCTACTAtacaagcactctctctctctctcttctctcttctctctactctctctatctctctctctctctctctatcatatatatatatatattatatatatatatatatatatatatatatatgtcatatcacatttccgtgattcatatacatatatcgagctacaatgtcctttaatatctaattcgctctactcggaattaatatattttcatatatgctaaaccgaaggggaattttttctcgataatagatttgcctggaccagggcgcgaacctatggatcctttcaaacccaggaacgtagtagtaggtaaagcttcactgacgttcctgggtttgaaaggatccataggttccgcgccctggtccaggcaaatctattatcgagaaaaattccccttcggttaagcatatatgaaaatatattaattccgaggtagagcgaattagatattaaaggacattgtagctcgatatatatatatatatatacatacacacacacacacacacatatatatacatatatatatatatatatatatatatatatatatatacacacacacacacacacacacacacatatatatatatatatatatatatatatatatatatatatatatatacatatatattcatacacacacacacacatatatgtatatatatatatatatatatatatatatagatatatatatatatatatatatacacgcattaagctacaaatgtcctttaataatgcgtatatctaattcactctacctcaaaattaatatatattttcatatatgtttgactgaagtggaatttttttggttgataattttgtcggctcccaggcgctacctaggaacccagaaatcatgACTTACACTGAAGCACCTTTAACCAACACAGCTAACAGAAGAGGATATCGCGCCAGGgaaccgacgaaattattatcgaccaaaaaaatatcccttcagttaacatatatgaaaatatattctgaggtagagcgaaatagatattagacatttgtagcttaatgcatatgtgatcagacatacacacacacacacacacacacacacacacacacacacacacacatatatatatatatattatatatatatatatacacagtatatatatatgtgtatatatatatatatatactatatatatatatactatactatatatatatatatatatacatattatatatataatatatatatatatatatatatatatatataattatatatatactatatatatagtattatatataatatatatatatatattatactatatctatatactatatattatactatataatataaatatatatatatatacatatttatatatacatgatatatatatatatatatatatatatatatatatacatgtgtgtgtgtgtgtgtgagcaagaATTAATGTATCTCTCTCACTCATGAGATCCAGGAGACAACTTCGGAGCCTGTGGGAGATTTGCTGTGCGTGCATGtgttgtttgtgcgtgtgtgtgacaaAGAATGTATCTCTCTCACTATGAAGCTCCAGGAGACAAACTTCGGAGCCTGTGGGAGATttgcgtgcgtgcatgtgtgtttgtgcgtgtgtgtgacaaAGAATGTATCTCTCCCACTATGAAGCTCCCGGAGACAGATCAGAGCCCACGGCAGATTTTAAAACAAGCTTACCCTCACGCGTCTTTCTTGGACACGATAAACATGTTATTGATAAATACTTTGTTTAAAGCTTGTCATTTGGCGAAGAAGACATTCTTCGGTCTACAAAATTGGTTTGGATGCTGGACTGGAGACAGTCCGAGCatgtataattttcataaatggGCTCAGCTCTTAGGAGTATTGTTTGTTCTGGGTTTCCTTGAAAAGATGGTGATTTCTCACAGGAGGAAGGCAAAGATAAAGGAGAAgttagaagcagcagcagcaagggAGGCAGCAGAAGCAGCCGCTTTCTTCTCACAGAGACCTAACCGGGACGTCATGCCAAAAGTTTCTGATTCTGCTATGAGGGAATTCTACGAGAGGAAATTCCAGCAAATAGACGCCTACCACGAGAAAGAAATTCGCGATGCTATGATCTGGAAGGAAAAGAATTCGGTTCTTACTCGAAAGAGGGAGGAGATAGAGGCACTGGCAAGGGAGAGGAGCGCATTTGGAAGGAAGCACCAGGATCACACTGAATCGGCTCTGAGAGAAATATGGGAATATGAAAGGACGGTCGGAGAGCTGGAGAAGAAAGCCAGTGATTTAGGTCACAAAAACGAAACTTGGAAGATAGAAATGGAACAGATACTACTCAGTCTCTTAAGAGCAAATAGTATTCTCCAGAAGAAGAATGAATTGCTCGAGCAGGACAGAGGAGAGGACAGCAACAAAATAACCAGCTTGGAAAACAAGTTGGCAGATCTGAAACAGCAGGTAGTGGCCCTAACCATCGATATGCAAAAGAAGGACAGACATTTCacggaaatgaaaaaggaaatcaaGAGCCTAAAGGATGAAAAAGCAAGGCTCAAAAAAGAcgtgaaatggaaaaattatccAAAGACTGAACTAGACTATGAAGAAAATTCAAAAGAATTTGGTGAGTTTTCAATGGCAAAGAAGGGCAAGAGAATGCGGAAAAAC
Coding sequences within it:
- the LOC135211430 gene encoding uncharacterized protein LOC135211430, with product MVISHRRKAKIKEKLEAAAAREAAEAAAFFSQRPNRDVMPKVSDSAMREFYERKFQQIDAYHEKEIRDAMIWKEKNSVLTRKREEIEALARERSAFGRKHQDHTESALREIWEYERTVGELEKKASDLGHKNETWKIEMEQILLSLLRANSILQKKNELLEQDRGEDSNKITSLENKLADLKQQVVALTIDMQKKDRHFTEMKKEIKSLKDEKARLKKDVKWKNYPKTELDYEENSKEFGEFSMAKKGKRMRKNNKYKKKAKRNHARERQDLAELKEDI